The window AAGATATTCTTTTAAATATCCAACTAAATCATTTAATGTATTTCTTTCTCCATAAGCTACATTATAAACAGTATTAATAGCGTCTGGATTTGTAGTAATTAAAGATAATATATTTGCTTGAATTACATTATCAATATAGGTAAAATCACGTGAAAAATTTCCATCACCATTAATTGTTGGAGATTCGCCTTTCATAAATTGCTTAACAAATTTAGGAATTACTGCTGCGTATGCTCCTTCAGGGTCTTGTTTTCTACCAAAAACATTAAAATACCGTAAACCTATAGTTTCTAAACCATAGTTTTTTGCAAAAACATCCGCATATAATTCGTTTACATATTTTGTAATAGCATATGGAGAAAGTGGCTTACCTATTGTTTCTTCTACTTTTGGCAAATCTTTAGAATCTCCATAAGTTGATGAACTTGCGGCGTAAACAAAACGTTTTACACTTGCTTCTTTTGATGCAACAAGCATATTTAAGAAACCACTAACATTTACATCATTTGAAGTAATTGGGTCATTAATTGAACGAGGAACAGATCCTAAAGCAGCTTGATGCAAAACAAAGTCAACACCTTTAACCGCTTTTTTACAATCTTCTAAATTTCTAATATCTCCTTTTATTAAGGTAAAACTATCATTCTTAAACAAATCAATGATATTTACTTCTTTACCAGTAGAGAAATTGTCTAAGCAAATTACTTTGTTATTCTTTTCTAATAAAACCTCACAAAGATTAGAACCTATAAAACCAGCTCCACCGGTTACAAGAATTATCTTTTCTGAAAGGTTTATGTTCATATATATTTTTTTAAAATTCTTTTGATAAGATATCAAAAATACAAAAAAGAATGAAGAATTATACTTAAAATAAAAAAGTCCTTGATACAATATCAAGGACTCTTAGTTGTGGGCAATGAGGGATTCGAACCCCCGACCCCCTCGGTGTAAACGAGGTGCTCTGAACCAACTGAGCTAATTGCCCGATTTATATTTTAATTCCTAATCTGGAAAGGAATCTTGTGGGCAATGAGGGATTCGAACCCCCGACCCCCTCGGTGTAAACGAGGTGCTCTGAACCAACTGAGCTAATTGCCCTCAATTGCGGATGCAAATATAAGAGAGTTTTATAAATTGACAATATTTTTCTTGTTTTTTTACAAAATTTCCGCCACAACAAAAGTACTACCTCCAATATAAATAAGGTCTTCCTTGTTTGCTGACAACAATGCTCTCTTATAAGCTTCATTTACAGAGAGAAAGCTTTTGCCTTTTAAAGAAAACCTAAACGCATTTGTTTTTAATATTTCCTCATCCAAACCTCTTGGTATATTCGGTTTGCAAAAATAATAGGTTGCTTCTTTAGGAAATAATGGTAAAACCGCTTCTAAATCTTTATCTGAAACAACACCTAAAACAATATGTAGTTCTTTTTTTTCTTGTTGCTGTAATTGTTCTAAAGTATATTTTAAGCCTTCTTTATTGTGTGCAGTATCACAAACTACAGTTGGCTTTCTTTGTAAAATTTGCCAACGTCCTTTTAAATTTGTGTTTTTTACTACATTTAGAAGTCCTTTTTTTATGTTTATATGTAAAACTTTAAATTCCTTTAATTGCTGAATAGCTGCAACTACAGTTTTTATGTTTTTTTGTTGGTAACTCCCAAGTAAATCTGTTTTGTAGCTTTCTTTTATTTCTTCTGAAGCAAAAATAATTTCAGATTGGCATTCTTCCGCTTTAGCTAGAAAAACATCTTTAACTTCTTTTTGATATTCTCCGATAACAACAGGAACATTTGGCTTTATAATCCCTGCTTTTTCAAAGGCTATTTCTGGTAAGGTTTCTCCTAAAAACTGTGTGTGATCTAATCCTATATTAGTAATTACTGAAATTTCTGGTGTAATAATATTTGTTGAATCTAATCTCCCACCTAAACCGACTTCAATAATGGCAATGTCAACTTTTTCTTGAGCGAAATAATTAAATGCCATTCCAACTGTCATTTCAAAGAAAGATAATTGTTGTTCTTCTAAAAATTCTTTATTTCTTGTTATAAATGATGAAACTTTACGCTTCGGAATTTCCTTGCCGTTAATTCTTATTCGCTCAGTAAAATTCTTTAAATGTGGTGATGTATACAAACCAACTTTATAACCTGCTTCTTGTAAAATTGATGCCAACATGTGGCTTGTAGAACCCTTTCCGTTTGTACCACCAACATGAATTGATTTAAACTTTTTATCAGGAAAATCTAATTCTTCTGAAAACGCTATTATATTGGTTAAATCTTTTTTGAATGCTGTTTTACCCTGTCTTTGATACATTGGTAATTGAGCAAACATCCAATCTAAGGTTTGTTGGTAAGTCATTTTTTATTTCTTTTCAAAAGATAGTTTTAAAAATCAGATTCCTGCTCTCGCAGGAATGACAGATACACAAATGTAAGTGTTTATTTAGATAATGAGAACTTATAGATTATAGTTCCTTTTTGCTTAATTGGTGCATTTCCATCAGCATTCCATTTTGTTTTTAACGCAGCTTCTTGTGCAGGTTTCAATAAACACGGAGCTGTATTTGTTGACCCTTTTACTCCCGGGACAGCTTTAATTACACGCCCATTATTATCAACTTCTATACTAACAACAACAGTTCCTTCTTCTTGACAATCTGGTTTTTGAATGGGTTTAGATAATGCTTTTCTTCCTGATAAATTATAGTTTCCTCCAGAACCACTTCCTGAATTTCCATAATACTTATTAGAATTAGGATCTCCGTTTTCATTTCCTTTTACACCAGGTTTGTCATCATCTCCTTCACCTTTTGGTGCTCCATCAGATGAATTACCATTTAACAAATTATCTAATGCATTTTGTGCTTCTTTAGATGGTTTTGGTTTTGGCTTCTCTTTTGGAACCTCTTTTTTAGGCTCTTCTTTTACAGGTTCTTTAGGTGTTTCCTTTGGTATTTCTTTTACTTTTTCAACAACAGGAACATCTTCTGCTGTATCGTCAGTAATTATTTCTTCTTTAATTATTTCCTTCGGAATTTCTTTTACTTCCTCAACAACTTGTTCTTCTAATTTTTGTTCGGTTGGTTGTGCTTTAGTTTTTTCAACTGGCTCTCCACTTCCAACTTCTGAAGTTCCAAAATTAATTGCAAGACCATATTCTTCTGGTGGATCAAGATATTTCATTCCAAAAGAAAAAATAACATATAACATTAATAACAACAGAATTGAAGTTATTACTGCTGATTTACGTTTATGTTTTGTGTTCAGAATTGTCATATTTATTTTTAAGATTCCTGCCTTCACAGGAATGACAGAAAGTTATTTACCTTTTACAGCTAAAATCATTTTTAGTTTATTCTTGTTAGCAATGTCTATTACTTTCATTACGTTTTTATATGGAACATCTTTATCACCACGAATTACAATTGTTTTCTTTTTATCGGCTCCAACTGAATTTAGCAATTTTTGTTCCAAGTTAGCTAAACTAACTTTAGTTTTATCTATATAAAATGTTGAATTCTTAGAAATTGTTACAGCAACCGCAGTTTGATTCTCGGTTTTCCCGCCAGCTTTTGGCAATAAAACGTCAATTGCGCTTACTGTTACCAAAGTTGATGTTAGCATAAAAAAGATTAACAGCAAAAAAACAATATCTGTCATTGACGACATATTGAAATTAGGGTTTACTTTATTTCTTCCTCGTAAATTCATTCGTTTAAATGTTTATTCGTTTATCTGTTTAAAAGGTTTATTTGTTAAACAAACTAACTGTGCTACTGAATACTGCTTACTGTTTACTTTTTAAACCGGTTCGTTTAGTAAATCTAAAAACTCTACAGATTTTGCTTCCATCTGATACACAACTTTGTCGGTTCTTACCACCAAGTGATTGTATGTTATGTAGGCAATAATACCTACAATTAAACCTGCAACTGTTGTTGTCATTGCTGTATATAATCCGTCGGAAAGTAATTTAATATCTATTTGTCCGCCAGCATTTGCAATTTCATGTATAGCGACAATCATACCAATTACGGTTCCTAAAAAACCAATCATTGGTGCAGCTCCTGCAATTGTTGCTAAAACAGAAACGTTTCTCTCTAATTGATATACTTCTAATTTCCCTGCATTTCCAATTGCTGTATTTATGTCTTCTAAAGGTTTACCAATTCTAGAAATTCCTTTTCCTATTAAATTTGCTGTTGGAGTTTTTGTAGTATCACATAAAGCTTTTGCGGCTTCTAATTTTCCATTAGAAACGTAATCTTTAATTTGATTCATAAAGTTTTTATCAACTTTTGAAGCTGCTTTTATGGCGAAAAATCGTTCGAAATAGATATATAATGCAACGGCCAACAATACAAACAATATTGTTATTATTATTTGACCTCCAATTCCGCCATCCATAATTAAATTATAAATAGACAGTGTTTTTTCTTCAGATACTACTTCTTCTAACAAATCTTGATTTTCTTGAATAAATGAGATCATTAATTAGTGTTTTTGTTCTTTATAGTTAACGACTTTCTTTTTTTAAAATTGTTTTAAAATGAAACCTGATAAGTTTTTTATGCTTATCAGGTTTTATTTTAATGCGCTATTTCTTTTGCGTTAGGGATTGAATGGCATGTTTGAGCTCTTTTTTACTTTTTTCTAGTAAAAAAAGCGAGTAATGAAAGCCCGCCCGAACGCCCTAATTATTATTTTATATTAATGTTCTAATCCCCATAAAGGCAACTGAACCTACTACAAAACCGATTAAAGCTAACCAAGATATTTTTTTAAGGTACCAGAAAAAATCTATTTTTTCCATTCCCATTGCAACTACTCCGGCAGCTGAACCTATAATTAACATAGAACCTCCTGTTCCAGCAGCAAAAGCAATAAAGTGCCATAATTCATTATCGATAGATTCTGTAAACATACCTAAACTTGCTGCTACTAATGGTACGTTGTCTATTACTGCAGAACCAACTCCTAGTAACATTACCACTAAATCTGACACGCCTTCTCCGTGTAATTCTGTTCCCATCATTGGTATTGTTTCTTTTAAGTTTTGTGCAAAACCAAAAAGGATACCTAAAGATTCTAAAGCTGCAACTGCCATTAAAATTCCTAAGAAAAATAAAATACTTGGCATTTCAATTTTAGAAAGCGAACTGTGTACTGGACTATGGTGTGCGTGCTCTTCATGCCCAACTGCTTCTTCTCCTTCTACACTTGAAATTGAGAATTTAGATCTACTATAAATTTCTGCAAAAGTTGCTACTACGGCAAGTGACAACATCATACCAACATAAGGTGGTAAGTGAGTTGCTGTTTTAAAGAATGGCACAAAAACAATCATCCCTAGACCTAAATACAACATTCTTGCGCTATTTGGTCCTGGTTTACTAGTATCACTTTCATCTACTTCTATATCTCCTTGAAAAGCAGATAATCTTGATGCAATTACTGTTGGAACAATCATACATAATAATGATGGTATAAATAAGTATATAAATAACATTCCTGCACTTACTTTTTTACCAATCCACAACATTGTTGTTGTTACATCTCCAATTGGAGACCACGCTCCACCAGCATTAGCCGCAATAATTATTAAACCTGCAAACCAAATACGGTCTTCTCTCTTTTTAACTATTTTTTGAAGAATAGAAATAAGTACAATTGTTGCTGTTAAGTTGTCTATAATTGCTGATAAAACAAAAGCAAGAATACAGAACATCCACAATAATTTCTTTTTACTTTTAAAGTTAACATAACTTTTAATTGTAGAAAATCCATCGAAATAATCAATAATTTCTACAATTGTCATTGCTCCTAATAAGAACACTAAAATTTCTGCAGTTTTTCCTAAATGATGCAATAATGTTTCTTCCATTAAGTGCATTTTACCATCATGGTTTAATGATGTGTATGCATCTGTTAGTAAACTATGACTGCTAGAATCGAACCATTGAGTAAAACCATCTACGCCAACTGCTACCATTGCCCAACAAATAGCCATCATTGCTAAAGCTGGAATCAATTTGTCTAGTTTTAAATTGTGTTCTAATGTAATGGCTAAATAACCAAGTACAAAAATTAAAATAATAAATGCTTCCATTTGTGTTTGTTTAGATTAGTTGTTTTAATGCTATTTCGAAAGCTGTTTTACAGATTTCTTGTTTACTATTGTTTTTTTGATGTGTTTTAACCAAAGCTTTTCTAATAGTTTCTGATGTATCATCAAAAATCTCTTGATCTATCATTGGTAATGCTACTCTTGATTCCATAAAATATGCAAAAACACGAGCTATACCACAGTTAGATATAAAGTCCGGTAATAAACTTAAATGTTTGTCGGTATATTCCATAATTGGTCCAAAGAAAATTTCTTTGTCTGCAAAAGGTACATTTGCTCCTGGAGAAATTACTTCTAAACCAGTGTCAATCATTTGTTGAACTTGATTTTCAGAAACTAACCTTGAAGCTGCAGCTGGAACAAAAATTTCTGCTGGTAAAGACCAAATTTTTTCATTTATTTCTTCAAAAGAAATCATGTTATCTGCAACTAATTTGTTACCGTCTTTTCCTAAGAACAAATCAGTCATTTCTTGCATTGTAAAGCCTTCTTCATTTATTAAACCACCATCGCGATCAATAATTCCAACAACTTTTGCACCTAATTGTGTTAAGTAATATGCTGCCGCAGAACCAACATTACCAAAACCTTGTACTATTGCTCTTTTACCAACAATATTTCCTCCGTAAATGTTATAATAATGTTTAACAGCTTCGGCAACACCGTAACCGGTTAACATATCTGCAACTGTATATTTTCTACTTAAATCTGGTGAGAATTTCTTATCCTCTATAATTTTAATTACACCTTGGCGTAACTGTCCAATTCTATTAATTTTATCAGCTTCAGTTGGTTTAAAGTGACCGTTAAAAATTCCTTCTTGTGGATGCCAAACACCACAATCTTCCGTAATTGGAATTACATCTTTATCGGCATCTACATTTAAATCCCCTCCTGTTCCGTAATAATGTTTAAGTAACGGAGTTACAGCTTTGTACCATCGTTCTAAAACACCTCTTTTTCTTGGGTCATTTGGATCAAAGTTAATACCTGATTTTGCTCCACCAATTGCTGGTCCAGAAACGGTAAATTTAACCTCCATTGTTTTGGCTAAAGATAAAACTTCATTCATATCCAAGCCTTTTCTCATACGTGTTCCACCACCTGCGGCTCCACCACGTAGAGAATTTATTACAGTCCAACCTTCTGCTTCTGTTTCTGGATCTTTCCAATTAAAAACTATTTCTGGTTGTTTGTTTTCGTATTTTTTAAGTAATTCTTTCATTTTTAAATTTTGATGATTATTTCAACTTTAGTTTTTCTTCTCTTTCAATTATTTATTTCTTACCTAAAAAAGTTAAAGTTGATTCATGCTATAAAATGATTTTGGTTAATTTACTTTGTTCCTAACAAACTTACTGTAAAAAAATGAAGGTTCAAATAATTTACTTTAAAATTCTTTTGGTGTAAATATTTTACCAGAAGAGTGATTTTTTTCAGCTCCAGTTACACTCATTAAACAATTAACCTGATTATCAACACGTAACAAACCTAAAAAAGCAAAAACCAATGCTTCTTTAAAATTAATTAGCTCTTTAGATGGAATAATCATTTCAATATTTTTATTTTGATTGATTTTTTTGATTAAATACTCATTAAAAGCACCACCTCCTGTAACTAAAACTGTTGCATTTTTAGGAAACACTTTTGCAATTGCCCAAGCTGCATGATCTGTAAAAGTTCTTAAAATGTCTTGTGGTTTTCTGCTTGAAGATTCTAATCTTGGTATAATTTCTTTTAAAACCCACTCTAAACCCAAAGATTTTGGTGGTTTTACTTTATAATAATCTAACATTCTTAAATTGGATTCTAGTTGCATTAAAAATGTTCCTCTTGAAGCAGTTATTCCTTTATCATCATATTCTAAACCTAATTTTTGAGCATATCTATTTAAAACAATATTTACAGGACAAATATCAAAAGCAATTCTTTTATCGTCTTGCTTAAAAGAAACATTTGCAAACCCTCCAAGATTTAAACAATAATCATATTCAGCAAACAATAACTCATCTCCAATTGGTACTAAAGGTGCACCTTGACCACCAAGTTCTACATCTTGCGTTCTAAAATCACAAACTACTTTCTGTTTGGTTAAATCTGCCATAATTTGTCCATTTCCAACCTGTAAAGTAATTCCTTTATCAGGTTGATGTAAAACCGTGTGTCCGTGAGAAGCAATAAAATCAATTACTTCAATTGAAAATTTAGCAATAAAGTTATTTATTTTTTCAGCAAGTAATGTTCCATAAGATATATCAAGCTCTATTAATGCATTTTCTGAAAATGAAATTGCATTTTGTAATAGTTTTTTCCATTCTTCTGAATAAGAAACTGTATTACAATGAACAATATTGAAGTTTTTATAATCCTGATTATCAAACTTAACATACACTAAATCTACACCGTCTAGCGACGTTCCAGACATAACTCCTATTGCAAAAACTTCATTTTTAATCATATTAGTAAAAATAAGAAATCTCTACTAAAAATATGCTACGAAATCGATATCTTTGCATTCGAAAATTACGAATTAAATTAGATACAAACATGGATTTTAGTTTATCAGAAGAACATATAATGATTCGCGATGCCGCGAGAGATTTTGCACAAACAGAATTATTACCTGGAGTTATTGAAAGAGATAACGCACAAACCTTCCCTAACGAATTGGTTAGAAAAATGGGAGATTTAGGTTTTATGGGAATAATGGTTGATCCAAAATACGGCGGAAGCGGGATGGATGCAATTTCTTACGTATTAATTATGGAAGAATTATCTAAAATAGACGCATCCGCATCTGTTATGGTTTCTGTAAATAATTCATTGGTTTGTTACGGTTTAGAATCTTACGGTTCTGAAGCTCAAAAACAAAAATACTTAACAAAATTAGCTACTGGAGAGCAAATCGGAGCATTTTGTTTATCGGAACCAGAAGCAGGTTCAGACGCAACTTCTCAATCTACAACTGCTGAAGATAAAGGAGATTATTACTTATTAAACGGAACAAAAAACTGGATTACCAATGGTGGTCGTGCAGGTGTTTATTTAGTAATTGCACAAACTGATAGAGAAAAAGGACACAGAGGAATCAATGCTTTTATCGTTGAAAAAGGCATGGAAGGTTTCCATATTGGTCCTAAAGAAGATAAATTGGGAATCCGTGGAAGTGATACTCATACTTTACAATTTAACGACGTAAAAGTTCCTAAAGAAAATAGAATTGGTGAAGACGGATTTGGATTCAAATTCGCGATGAAAACACTTTCTGGAGGTAGAATTGGTATTGCTGCACAAGCATTAGGTATTGCTGCAGGAGCGTATGAATTAGCTTTAAAATATTCAAAAGAGCGTAAAGCATTTGGAACAGAAATCTGTAATCATCAAGCAATTGCCTTTAAATTGGCAGATATGCACACAGAAATCGAAGCTGCAAGAATGTTGGTTATGAGAGCTGCTTGGGATAAAGATCAAGGAAATAATTACGATATGTCTTCTGCAATGGCAAAATTATACGCATCAAAAGTTGCTATGGAGCACACTGTAGAAGCCGTTCAAATTCATGGAGGAAACGGTTTTGTAAAAGAATACCACGTTGAGCGTTTAATGCGTGATGCAAAAATTACTCAGATTTATGAAGGAACTTCAGAAATTCAGAAAATTGTAATTTCAAGAGGTGTTATCAAAGGATAATTAAACACTCTTTATAATATAAAAAAGTCCATCATTAATTTGATGGACTTTTTTTATGGCGTTACCACAAGGGTCGCGCTTTCCGTACTCGCTTTTTGCTCATCCTTCACAAAAGAGCTCAAACAAAACTTCAATCGCTAACGCGGGCGTACTTGCTAATTATTTTTCAAATTCGATATTATGTAAATGCAAACCAGATGCTGGCGCAATATTTTTTAAAAAGTCAATAGTATTATTAGGTTCAAGACTTTGTTTAATAAACTCTAAATCAAACTCACCTTTGCCTAAATCGTGTAAAGCTCCCATAATTAAACGAATCTGATTTCTTAAAAAACCACTTCCTTTAACAATTAAAACAAAACTCTCTTTAGGAAAAAACGAAGCTGTTATTTCAGTATTCTTTTCAATACTACAAAAAACAATTTCTCTATTCACTTTAGTTTCAGCAGAAGGTTTGGTACAATAGTTTGTAAAATCATGAAATCCAACAAACAACTCTGCACCTTTTTTCATTAGTTCAATATCCAATTGCTCTCTAAATCGATTTAAAAACGGAGCTGCAAATGGATGATTCTTTTCACCAAAAGAAAAGTAATATCGATATTCTTTAACTTTAGGATGATTGATAACATTAAATTTTTTGTCTATGTTTTCAATCTTTAAAGCTCGCATATCACTTGGAGCATTATGATTAAAATCAGTCATAAACTGATTAAAATCAACTTCTACATCAATAAATAACTGAAAGGCAAAATAATTTGCTGAAACTCTTGCATCAGTTCTACCAACACCAAGGCTTTTAAGCCGAATATCTTTATAAATAAACTTTAGTGTTTTATCTAAAAAAAGATGTCCTGTTTTTAAATTAGGTTGTTTTTGCCAACCATGAAATCTAAACCCTAAATATTGGAT of the Tenacibaculum todarodis genome contains:
- a CDS encoding SDR family oxidoreductase gives rise to the protein MNINLSEKIILVTGGAGFIGSNLCEVLLEKNNKVICLDNFSTGKEVNIIDLFKNDSFTLIKGDIRNLEDCKKAVKGVDFVLHQAALGSVPRSINDPITSNDVNVSGFLNMLVASKEASVKRFVYAASSSTYGDSKDLPKVEETIGKPLSPYAITKYVNELYADVFAKNYGLETIGLRYFNVFGRKQDPEGAYAAVIPKFVKQFMKGESPTINGDGNFSRDFTYIDNVIQANILSLITTNPDAINTVYNVAYGERNTLNDLVGYLKEYLSEFDETISNINVNHGPNRVGDIPHSLASVDKAKKILNYNPQFSLQEGLKEAVKWYWNNL
- a CDS encoding bifunctional folylpolyglutamate synthase/dihydrofolate synthase, giving the protein MTYQQTLDWMFAQLPMYQRQGKTAFKKDLTNIIAFSEELDFPDKKFKSIHVGGTNGKGSTSHMLASILQEAGYKVGLYTSPHLKNFTERIRINGKEIPKRKVSSFITRNKEFLEEQQLSFFEMTVGMAFNYFAQEKVDIAIIEVGLGGRLDSTNIITPEISVITNIGLDHTQFLGETLPEIAFEKAGIIKPNVPVVIGEYQKEVKDVFLAKAEECQSEIIFASEEIKESYKTDLLGSYQQKNIKTVVAAIQQLKEFKVLHINIKKGLLNVVKNTNLKGRWQILQRKPTVVCDTAHNKEGLKYTLEQLQQQEKKELHIVLGVVSDKDLEAVLPLFPKEATYYFCKPNIPRGLDEEILKTNAFRFSLKGKSFLSVNEAYKRALLSANKEDLIYIGGSTFVVAEIL
- a CDS encoding energy transducer TonB family protein, with translation MTILNTKHKRKSAVITSILLLLMLYVIFSFGMKYLDPPEEYGLAINFGTSEVGSGEPVEKTKAQPTEQKLEEQVVEEVKEIPKEIIKEEIITDDTAEDVPVVEKVKEIPKETPKEPVKEEPKKEVPKEKPKPKPSKEAQNALDNLLNGNSSDGAPKGEGDDDKPGVKGNENGDPNSNKYYGNSGSGSGGNYNLSGRKALSKPIQKPDCQEEGTVVVSIEVDNNGRVIKAVPGVKGSTNTAPCLLKPAQEAALKTKWNADGNAPIKQKGTIIYKFSLSK
- a CDS encoding ExbD/TolR family protein — its product is MNLRGRNKVNPNFNMSSMTDIVFLLLIFFMLTSTLVTVSAIDVLLPKAGGKTENQTAVAVTISKNSTFYIDKTKVSLANLEQKLLNSVGADKKKTIVIRGDKDVPYKNVMKVIDIANKNKLKMILAVKGK
- a CDS encoding MotA/TolQ/ExbB proton channel family protein, giving the protein MISFIQENQDLLEEVVSEEKTLSIYNLIMDGGIGGQIIITILFVLLAVALYIYFERFFAIKAASKVDKNFMNQIKDYVSNGKLEAAKALCDTTKTPTANLIGKGISRIGKPLEDINTAIGNAGKLEVYQLERNVSVLATIAGAAPMIGFLGTVIGMIVAIHEIANAGGQIDIKLLSDGLYTAMTTTVAGLIVGIIAYITYNHLVVRTDKVVYQMEAKSVEFLDLLNEPV
- the nhaD gene encoding sodium:proton antiporter NhaD; translation: MEAFIILIFVLGYLAITLEHNLKLDKLIPALAMMAICWAMVAVGVDGFTQWFDSSSHSLLTDAYTSLNHDGKMHLMEETLLHHLGKTAEILVFLLGAMTIVEIIDYFDGFSTIKSYVNFKSKKKLLWMFCILAFVLSAIIDNLTATIVLISILQKIVKKREDRIWFAGLIIIAANAGGAWSPIGDVTTTMLWIGKKVSAGMLFIYLFIPSLLCMIVPTVIASRLSAFQGDIEVDESDTSKPGPNSARMLYLGLGMIVFVPFFKTATHLPPYVGMMLSLAVVATFAEIYSRSKFSISSVEGEEAVGHEEHAHHSPVHSSLSKIEMPSILFFLGILMAVAALESLGILFGFAQNLKETIPMMGTELHGEGVSDLVVMLLGVGSAVIDNVPLVAASLGMFTESIDNELWHFIAFAAGTGGSMLIIGSAAGVVAMGMEKIDFFWYLKKISWLALIGFVVGSVAFMGIRTLI
- a CDS encoding Glu/Leu/Phe/Val dehydrogenase dimerization domain-containing protein, yielding MKELLKKYENKQPEIVFNWKDPETEAEGWTVINSLRGGAAGGGTRMRKGLDMNEVLSLAKTMEVKFTVSGPAIGGAKSGINFDPNDPRKRGVLERWYKAVTPLLKHYYGTGGDLNVDADKDVIPITEDCGVWHPQEGIFNGHFKPTEADKINRIGQLRQGVIKIIEDKKFSPDLSRKYTVADMLTGYGVAEAVKHYYNIYGGNIVGKRAIVQGFGNVGSAAAYYLTQLGAKVVGIIDRDGGLINEEGFTMQEMTDLFLGKDGNKLVADNMISFEEINEKIWSLPAEIFVPAAASRLVSENQVQQMIDTGLEVISPGANVPFADKEIFFGPIMEYTDKHLSLLPDFISNCGIARVFAYFMESRVALPMIDQEIFDDTSETIRKALVKTHQKNNSKQEICKTAFEIALKQLI
- a CDS encoding anhydro-N-acetylmuramic acid kinase; the encoded protein is MIKNEVFAIGVMSGTSLDGVDLVYVKFDNQDYKNFNIVHCNTVSYSEEWKKLLQNAISFSENALIELDISYGTLLAEKINNFIAKFSIEVIDFIASHGHTVLHQPDKGITLQVGNGQIMADLTKQKVVCDFRTQDVELGGQGAPLVPIGDELLFAEYDYCLNLGGFANVSFKQDDKRIAFDICPVNIVLNRYAQKLGLEYDDKGITASRGTFLMQLESNLRMLDYYKVKPPKSLGLEWVLKEIIPRLESSSRKPQDILRTFTDHAAWAIAKVFPKNATVLVTGGGAFNEYLIKKINQNKNIEMIIPSKELINFKEALVFAFLGLLRVDNQVNCLMSVTGAEKNHSSGKIFTPKEF
- a CDS encoding acyl-CoA dehydrogenase → MDFSLSEEHIMIRDAARDFAQTELLPGVIERDNAQTFPNELVRKMGDLGFMGIMVDPKYGGSGMDAISYVLIMEELSKIDASASVMVSVNNSLVCYGLESYGSEAQKQKYLTKLATGEQIGAFCLSEPEAGSDATSQSTTAEDKGDYYLLNGTKNWITNGGRAGVYLVIAQTDREKGHRGINAFIVEKGMEGFHIGPKEDKLGIRGSDTHTLQFNDVKVPKENRIGEDGFGFKFAMKTLSGGRIGIAAQALGIAAGAYELALKYSKERKAFGTEICNHQAIAFKLADMHTEIEAARMLVMRAAWDKDQGNNYDMSSAMAKLYASKVAMEHTVEAVQIHGGNGFVKEYHVERLMRDAKITQIYEGTSEIQKIVISRGVIKG
- a CDS encoding tRNA pseudouridine synthase A, encoding MNYKHTYLVTIQYLGFRFHGWQKQPNLKTGHLFLDKTLKFIYKDIRLKSLGVGRTDARVSANYFAFQLFIDVEVDFNQFMTDFNHNAPSDMRALKIENIDKKFNVINHPKVKEYRYYFSFGEKNHPFAAPFLNRFREQLDIELMKKGAELFVGFHDFTNYCTKPSAETKVNREIVFCSIEKNTEITASFFPKESFVLIVKGSGFLRNQIRLIMGALHDLGKGEFDLEFIKQSLEPNNTIDFLKNIAPASGLHLHNIEFEK